The DNA window TGTCGAAGCCGGCCACGTTGCCCTTGAGCGGCGGAGCATTCGTTGGACGGGGCACCACGGTCCACCGGTGGCCCAAGTCTACGTGGCAAAGGTACACGGCCGAGATGTCGCCGCCGAGGTTGGGGATACGTGGATGAATCAGGATGCGGCGAATGGGGTCGAAGACGAGCAGCTTGTCGACTCCGCCATCACCCACGCTGGGCCAGACATACCCGGCCGGGAGGGGAAGCCGCTCGGCGGCCCCCGTGTCGACGTTCACACGCAGCAGACGCGCCTCGAATACATTCTTGATCGTACCGTCGGGCTGCCGAATGCCGATTGTCGAGCCCGCGACCACGTAGACCGAGCGCCCCTGAACATCCAGGGCAGGCTGGCTGAGCGTGGCGAAGGTGTTGGCGATGCGACGGCTATCGGTGCTGGAGGCATCCCCAAGCCTCCGGAGGCTCCAGGTGTTCGTGGCGAGATTCAACTTCTGAAGGTTGTTTCCGGTCGCGCCACTCCAGAAGAACCGGACCACCGTGTCGCGCAGCGGGTCATAGAGTCCAAAATTCGTCACCTGATCGCCCCCGTAGCCGTCGGGAGGGAAGGGCCAGGTGGGGGGGTTCCATGAATTCGTGGCGAGATTGAAGACGCCGCCCTCCTTCGCGAAGGTCCCGTCTGCCTTGAGGTGCTTGAGAATCCGGTTGTCGTCCCGCCCGCACATCGCCTTCACGCGGAAGAAGTCCATGAAGAATCCCGGCATGATGAGCATGCGGTCGCGGTGAGTGTCGTACACCCAGGTGACGTTATCGGGAAACGACGGGAGCCAGTCGGGATACGGACGGCACATTGGCGACAGCCGCGTAGCGCCACCGCCCGCCGTGAAGGCCCAGACGCTGGGATTCCCGTTGTCGGACTCCTCCCGATCGCCCCCCGTGACGACCAGGCGCTTACGCTTCGTGTCATACACCATTCGAGCGTGCTTGCCGCCTGTCGCCATCGGTCCCTGTCCCCTCGCCCAGAGCGGGAAGGCATCCCATCGCGCTGTGAGGTCGGTGTCGGGTACATGCACGCTCGCCGTGAAGGGCGTGCCGGTCGGAGACGGGAACGACGTCGGTGGGATGGGAGTCGGCGTTGGAGTCGGGGTCGGAGTCGGTGTGGGGGTCGGGATGGGAGTGGGGGTGGGAATCGGTCCCGAGGTTGTCGGAGTCGGGATCGGGCTGGGCAGGGGGTTCGGCACCGGCGTTGGCACCGTGGTCGGCGGATTGGAGGATGGCAACGCGATGGGTCCCCACGGAAGCGGGAAGGACCAGACGTTCTCCTTGGCCGATGTCACCACGTAGAAGCGCTCGTTGTGGACGAACGCGCGCTTCCAGGTCCCGTTAGCGTTCGGCTTCGGCGGCGTCGAGCCCGTCGTGGGATCGTGCCGCGTCCAGCGGCATTTCGGCTGGGTCGTGAGCCCGCAGTCGTGCGGGATCAGCGAGTACATGGCTCCCCGCTGATTGTCGGCCGAGGGCCCGAACGCCACGAGTCGACCAGATGTGAAGGTGCCCCCGACTCCAGGCGTCGTTTCGACCTCGGTGTTGCCCTCGGTGAGCAACGTGCGCTCCTTCGCCCCCGGGTTGGTCAGGTCGAGCATCTGGATGCCGGGCGCCATCGTGCTGCTGCGGTCGATGCGATACACCTTGCGCCCCGCGGAGTCCAGGAACAGCGTCGATTGGAACGCGTTCCGCGCCGGGGTCGAGACGAGCGTCGTGTAGGTGTCGGTCGACGGGTTATAAAGCACCCAGTTGCCGGAGAACCTCAGGATCAGCCGATTGGCCACCGGATCCCACACCGAAGCACAGCCGTAGCCACCGGGCCGGACATTGCGCCGCTCATACTCCTTGGTGCCCGTGTTCCACGACCACACGACCTGGGGCACGGAAAGCCCCGCTGGAGACCAGAAGATTCCTCCGCCCGAGTAGACACGCTTGATCCCCGGGATGTAGGCCTCGCAGTCATAGGTATGGACGGATGCGGGTGACCCGTCGAGATATGTCGGGCCATAGATGGCGCCCGCCGGGCCGGGGATGGGAACATAGGCCGTCGAGGGTGCTCGGAGCAGGCTCCACCGATTCGTCGAGAGGTCGAACGCCACCACGCCGTTGTGAGCGCTGTCGGCGTGGCCGCCGTGCCGAACGAACAGCAGCCGCCCGGCATCCGTGTCGAGTGCGGCGCTGTTCCAGGCCCCTATCATCGCGGCCGTCCCCATGCTCATCCCTCCATGCGGCAGGTCGGGGACGAGCTTGGTGCCATCGGAGGCTTTCGCCTGATCGAGGCTGGTGCCGGGTATCTCCGTCCATTGCGCCGATGCGGGGACGGCAGCGAGTGTTGCGACCGCGGCGATCCCCAGAGTAAAGACTCGAATGAATGAAATCATGATGGCTTGGAGCCTCCGTGCAAGCGCGCTTGCATGATAAATGCGCGGCCTTACGATCGGCCAGCGCGCCCACTCTGCCATCAACACGTCCCTATTCAAAATCAAATCCGCCAATGAAATCAGGATCGTAGTTGTCAATCGGTGTCTGAGAAAACGGCCTTGCGAGAACAGGACTTAGGGGCTTACCATCGACTCAGGTCGAGCCCTTGCGGACCAAGATTCTCCGCGAAGCCGGAGTCTTTCACCCTGTTCGGCGGATTTGCGGGGGTGCCGATACGTCTTCCGAGCCGGTTCATCCCACGCGCTACTTCGACTTCAAGCGTCTTGAGCGTCTCGAGCCGAGCAACGGTCTATGGGATGACGTGCAGCAGCTGCGCTACGCAGTCTACTGTGTGGAATGCAAGTACCTCGATGCCTCACGCTACCCCGACGGGCGAGAAACGGACGAGTACGATCCGCACTCGGTCCACTTCGCCGCCACGAACGAGCGCCAGGAAATGGTGGCGACGTTGCGTCTCGTGCGTGACTCTCATCTGGGGTTTCCGCTCGAGCACCACGCGGGCAGCCTCTCGGCCGACTATCACAAACTTCCTCGGAAGGCCACAGCCGAGATCTCCCGCTTGATCCTAGCCAGGAGCTACCGGCGCCGCGCCAACGACGGTCTCTATGGCCAGGAGCTTGGTGAGACCGACGCCGCAGCACGCGCCGAGGCGACCTACCGACGTAGCCAGTATCCCCTCATCCTGTTCGGGCTTTTCAGAGAGATGTACGTCGAAAGCGTGCAGATGGGACTCGAGTATTGGGTTGCCGCCATGGAGTCAGGCCTCCAGCGCTTGCTGTCGAAGTTCGGGCTGGGGCTTCACCAGGTCGGCGAGCCGATGAGCTACTACGGTGAAGTGATCCCGTACTACGCGAGCATTCGGCAGCTCGAGCAGTTCGTAATGCAGAGCCGCCCCGACGTCTTCCAGTTCTTCACGAACGCCCGCAGCTGACGGCCCGACCGGGTCGTCGCGGCGGTCTGACTGCCTACCGGCGTTCGACTCGCCGCGCGGCGCGCCCTCGACGCCACCGGCCGACCAGCAGCATCACGCCGGCCAGCAAGAGGGCGGCGGTCGGAGGCCCCGGCACGACGGTCTCGGTGAGGCCCAGCCCCAGGAGGCGATGCGCCTCCGTGGTGGGGTGCGTGAAGTCGAAGAAGACATACCCCGGGCAACCGGCGAGCAAGGCGTCCAGGTTCTCGACACACTGATCCGTCGTGTTGGTGAAGCCAAAGGCGCTCGGATTCGCCAGCACCGCGTTGAAGGCGCTGAAGGTGTCGAAGACATCGATGTCCACCGACAAGCCCGCCTGCTGGAGCCCCGTTTCAAGCGCGCCCATCGCCTGAAAGAGCCCCGCCCTGAAGCCCTCCGCAAGCACGCGGAGGTCGTCTTCCAGGCCCGTACCGCGGAACTCCGGCGTCGCTCCGATATCGACCATGTTCGGAATCAGAAAGTGCTCGCCGCCGGCCAGTGCGAGCGTCTCCACGATGGCCGTAAGGTTGCCGACTGCGGTGGCCGCCGCCTGGGCGACGTCGCCGCCGGTGAGCTGCGCGAGCACGAGATCATTGGGGCCACCCCACACGAGGAATAGCGTACTGGAAAGGTTGACCGGCGGGCCGCTTGTCAGGAATTCATTCATTTGTGCCGTCAAGCCGGTGTGCTGAAGCGCGGCGATGGAATGGATGCCAAGGCCCACCGGCGTGTCGGTCTCCCAGCTCACGTTCTTGTCCCCGGTTGTGGCGCCCCCGACCGCGTAGTTCGTGCCACCCGGCGTGCTGGCAGGCAGCAGGGGCAGGCCGAGAGCCGCCGCGAGGTATTCCGGCGCCACCAGACCGTTGGAGAATCGCTGAGCGTACGGAGGCGAGGGAGGATAGACGCCCCCGCTCAACGCGAACGCACGTCCCGAGTCCGCGAGGCTGTCGCCGATTACGACGAGCGACGTGAACGGCCCTGCCCCCGCCGGTGTAGGAGCGAGGGTCAGGCCTATCAAAAGAGCCAGAAGCGCAAGTCTAGCCACGCAGTCCTCCCTGTTTCTTGGTGAAAGGCGCTCCATTGTGGCTCGTCGTCGGGAAGGATGCAAGGCGAGCGCGTCAAAACTACATCGTCACAGGATGGCACGCCCCATGCTCTGCGCTCGGAGTACCCCTGGGGCCAACCGGGGCCCCAAGCCTATTTTTTGGGTGGACGCATCATTGCCTCCCGGGAGAAAATTGGAAGCAGGCACGTCTAGAGTTCCTATAGTGCGCGGGCCAGGGGAC is part of the Candidatus Methylomirabilota bacterium genome and encodes:
- a CDS encoding PEP-CTERM/exosortase system-associated acyltransferase yields the protein MRTKILREAGVFHPVRRICGGADTSSEPVHPTRYFDFKRLERLEPSNGLWDDVQQLRYAVYCVECKYLDASRYPDGRETDEYDPHSVHFAATNERQEMVATLRLVRDSHLGFPLEHHAGSLSADYHKLPRKATAEISRLILARSYRRRANDGLYGQELGETDAAARAEATYRRSQYPLILFGLFREMYVESVQMGLEYWVAAMESGLQRLLSKFGLGLHQVGEPMSYYGEVIPYYASIRQLEQFVMQSRPDVFQFFTNARS
- a CDS encoding SGNH/GDSL hydrolase family protein; this encodes MERLSPRNREDCVARLALLALLIGLTLAPTPAGAGPFTSLVVIGDSLADSGRAFALSGGVYPPSPPYAQRFSNGLVAPEYLAAALGLPLLPASTPGGTNYAVGGATTGDKNVSWETDTPVGLGIHSIAALQHTGLTAQMNEFLTSGPPVNLSSTLFLVWGGPNDLVLAQLTGGDVAQAAATAVGNLTAIVETLALAGGEHFLIPNMVDIGATPEFRGTGLEDDLRVLAEGFRAGLFQAMGALETGLQQAGLSVDIDVFDTFSAFNAVLANPSAFGFTNTTDQCVENLDALLAGCPGYVFFDFTHPTTEAHRLLGLGLTETVVPGPPTAALLLAGVMLLVGRWRRGRAARRVERR